Proteins found in one Chlamydia sp. 04-14 genomic segment:
- the recF gene encoding DNA replication/repair protein RecF (All proteins in this family for which functions are known are DNA-binding proteins that assist the filamentation of RecA onto DNA for the initiation of recombination or recombinational repair.) — protein MKIISLRLKNFRNYKETEVSLSPDMNYIFGENAQGKTNLLEALYVLSLGRSFRTSHLTEAIFFGASHFFLEMTFEKDGFPHTLSTYVDKQGKKILCNHSPIKTLSQLIGMVPIVLFSSKDRSLISGAPADRRLFLNLLLSQCDPQYKHSLSYYHRALLQRNTLLKTKQTSTLSVWDEQLATLGAYLTLSRHSCCEQLNKLVQELWSNSLSEQLRIKFKSSLIKQDKVSPELIAEELRKQLTTALHRDLELGTTSVGPHREDFTLMINDLPVAQFSSEGQKHSLLAVLRLAECLYIKEIYHACPLFCMDDIHAGLDNQRISQLLDLAPTLGQTLMTSTNTPHQTLSETSRIFSVNQAQISIHSHSIIK, from the coding sequence TTCCCTGCGTCTTAAAAATTTCAGAAACTATAAAGAAACTGAGGTTTCTTTATCTCCAGATATGAACTACATTTTTGGAGAAAATGCCCAGGGAAAAACAAATCTTCTTGAAGCCCTTTATGTTTTATCTTTAGGCAGGTCTTTCCGTACCTCACATCTTACCGAGGCTATTTTCTTTGGCGCTTCTCATTTTTTTCTGGAAATGACCTTTGAAAAAGATGGATTTCCTCATACGCTATCTACCTATGTAGATAAGCAAGGAAAAAAAATTCTTTGTAACCACTCTCCTATAAAAACCTTATCGCAATTGATAGGTATGGTGCCTATTGTTCTATTTTCCTCTAAAGACCGCTCTTTGATTTCCGGAGCTCCCGCAGACCGCAGACTGTTTCTGAATCTACTTTTATCTCAATGCGATCCTCAATATAAACATTCATTATCTTATTATCACCGAGCCTTATTACAAAGAAACACTCTACTCAAAACCAAACAAACTTCCACGTTATCAGTTTGGGATGAGCAACTTGCTACTCTAGGCGCCTATCTAACGTTAAGCCGGCACTCTTGCTGCGAACAACTAAATAAACTAGTTCAAGAATTATGGAGTAATTCCTTATCAGAACAACTACGCATTAAATTTAAAAGCTCACTAATTAAACAAGATAAGGTTTCTCCAGAGCTTATTGCTGAGGAACTTAGAAAACAGCTAACAACAGCACTACATCGTGATTTAGAATTAGGAACTACGTCTGTAGGTCCTCATCGTGAGGACTTTACTTTAATGATTAATGATCTTCCCGTTGCACAATTCTCTAGTGAAGGTCAAAAACACAGTTTACTCGCCGTTCTTAGACTCGCAGAATGTCTTTATATAAAAGAGATCTATCACGCATGTCCTTTATTCTGTATGGACGATATTCATGCAGGATTAGACAATCAGAGAATCTCACAACTACTCGACCTTGCTCCTACTTTAGGACAAACCCTAATGACCTCTACAAATACCCCTCATCAAACATTATCTGAAACCAGTAGGATCTTTTCAGTTAATCAAGCTCAAATATCAATTCATTCACATTCGATTATTAAATAG
- a CDS encoding esterase/lipase family protein: MNKLLLILLFLISGTSLLADTSIIQTLPSGIGGIRETSQQKESVICVHAFLRSYRSLKPIGNVLEKENYDVFIWNYETRKFTLERHADHLVKLIKKIAELKPGVPINFVTHSIGGVIVRVALAKPDCPQEAKCGKAILMAPPNAGSTLARRYRSLAIVQFIFGGKLGRQLLTYCPRKMLDVGKLPSTVEVLILSGNKRSRFLPFRLECENDGKVCTVETCLDTPHKGYVINTNHTYIITNRKSIFLMREFLKHGSKTAAIEQVPEEIEQKVKENKQKSSRLNTSKNKDIYVIHCFGSHPYNLYGFPKTWKPNSQQKNEINPETLGK, translated from the coding sequence ATGAATAAATTATTATTAATTTTACTATTCTTAATATCTGGAACGTCCCTTTTGGCAGATACTTCTATAATTCAAACACTTCCGTCAGGAATTGGTGGGATTAGAGAAACATCTCAGCAAAAAGAGTCAGTAATCTGCGTTCACGCATTTTTAAGATCTTACAGGTCGTTAAAACCTATTGGTAATGTCTTAGAAAAAGAAAATTACGACGTATTTATCTGGAACTATGAAACTCGCAAATTTACATTAGAAAGACATGCGGATCATCTTGTTAAATTAATTAAAAAGATAGCAGAGTTAAAGCCTGGTGTTCCCATCAACTTCGTAACACATTCTATAGGAGGTGTTATTGTTCGAGTGGCCTTGGCTAAACCTGACTGCCCTCAAGAAGCAAAGTGCGGTAAAGCCATACTCATGGCTCCTCCAAATGCAGGATCCACATTAGCAAGACGTTATAGATCGTTGGCGATTGTGCAATTTATCTTTGGAGGGAAATTAGGTAGACAGTTACTTACCTATTGCCCAAGAAAAATGCTTGATGTTGGTAAGCTCCCTTCTACAGTAGAAGTCCTTATTCTTAGTGGCAATAAACGCAGTAGATTTCTTCCCTTCCGTCTAGAATGTGAAAATGATGGGAAAGTATGCACGGTAGAGACTTGCTTGGATACTCCTCACAAGGGATATGTGATTAATACAAATCACACTTACATCATCACAAACAGAAAGTCTATTTTTCTCATGAGAGAGTTTTTAAAACACGGCAGCAAAACTGCAGCTATAGAACAAGTCCCTGAGGAAATAGAACAGAAGGTAAAGGAAAATAAACAGAAGAGCTCCAGGCTAAATACGAGCAAAAACAAGGATATCTACGTTATCCATTGTTTCGGCTCTCACCCTTATAATCTTTACGGTTTTCCCAAAACCTGGAAACCTAACTCACAGCAAAAAAACGAAATAAATCCTGAAACGTTAGGAAAATAA
- a CDS encoding site-2 protease family protein — protein sequence MTIIYFILAALALGVLVLIHELGHLLAAKSVGMAVESFSIGFGPALYKRKIGNIEYRVGIFPFGGYVRIKGMDKREKGVDADPDSVYDIPQGFFSKSPWKRIVVLAAGPIANILLAFVAFGALYISGGRNKAYSEYSRIVGWVNPILKEKGLNLGDEILTCNGKPYYSDKDAITSALLDRRLSFKGVHPAYLSKTSTEFSLDTEFDVNKNGIPLAGASYLLYRYQEPISKESPMYSANILPGDRLVWMDGQILFSPMQVSQILNEAYAFVKVSRYDKEISLRIPRMLASTLYLSPYVRNELIDNQYEAGIKGKWSSLYTLPYMINSYGYVEGELQPIDPESPFPPMEDKLELGDRILAIDGTPVSGSTDILRLVQNHKVSIIIQKMTSEQLEDVDSSIADERFIRSYDAKDLLAIINSIGSAQEVRESGQYRLLSPIQPKPWISIYSDDLLNKRREMAKKFKNQDQQRYYLDRIEIEKQKLSLGIPLKDMTVKYNPTPDALIINISKDSLRTMKALVVGRLNPQWLSGPVGIVHMLHKGWSLGISEALFWIGLVSINLAVLNLLPIPVLDGGYIVLCLWEMISRRRLNMKLIEKMLIPFSLLLIAFFIFLTFQDLFRFFAVS from the coding sequence ATGACAATAATATATTTTATTCTTGCAGCCCTTGCTTTGGGGGTTTTGGTATTGATCCATGAACTGGGTCATTTACTAGCAGCCAAGTCTGTAGGTATGGCTGTTGAGAGTTTTAGTATTGGTTTTGGTCCGGCTTTATATAAAAGGAAAATTGGAAACATAGAATACCGTGTAGGTATTTTCCCTTTCGGTGGTTATGTTCGTATCAAGGGTATGGACAAAAGAGAAAAGGGTGTAGATGCCGATCCTGATTCTGTTTACGATATACCTCAGGGTTTTTTTAGCAAATCTCCATGGAAAAGAATCGTTGTTCTTGCCGCAGGTCCTATAGCTAATATTTTATTGGCTTTTGTGGCTTTTGGTGCACTTTATATCTCGGGAGGTAGAAATAAGGCTTACTCTGAGTATTCTCGTATTGTTGGTTGGGTGAATCCTATTTTAAAAGAAAAAGGTTTAAATCTTGGTGACGAGATTCTTACATGTAATGGCAAACCCTATTACTCGGATAAAGATGCTATTACCTCAGCTTTATTAGACAGACGTCTGTCTTTTAAGGGAGTACATCCCGCATATCTTTCAAAAACTTCTACAGAATTTTCCTTGGATACAGAATTTGATGTTAATAAAAATGGTATCCCTCTCGCTGGAGCTAGTTATCTTTTATATCGTTATCAGGAGCCTATTTCAAAAGAATCTCCCATGTATTCAGCGAATATACTACCAGGCGATCGATTGGTATGGATGGATGGACAAATTTTATTTTCTCCGATGCAAGTTTCTCAGATACTTAATGAAGCCTACGCATTTGTTAAAGTTTCTCGTTATGACAAGGAAATATCATTACGCATTCCTAGAATGCTAGCGAGCACATTATATTTATCTCCTTATGTAAGGAATGAACTTATCGATAATCAGTACGAAGCCGGCATTAAAGGTAAATGGTCTTCTTTGTATACTTTGCCTTATATGATCAATAGTTATGGTTATGTAGAAGGAGAGTTGCAGCCTATAGATCCAGAATCTCCATTTCCTCCTATGGAAGATAAATTGGAGTTGGGAGATCGTATTTTAGCTATAGATGGTACTCCTGTTAGTGGAAGCACGGATATTTTGCGTTTGGTTCAGAACCATAAGGTATCCATAATTATTCAAAAAATGACTTCTGAGCAACTTGAGGATGTAGATTCTTCAATAGCTGATGAAAGGTTTATTCGTTCTTATGATGCTAAAGACCTATTGGCAATTATTAATTCAATAGGAAGTGCTCAAGAAGTACGTGAATCAGGTCAGTATCGTTTATTATCTCCGATTCAACCTAAGCCATGGATAAGCATTTATTCCGATGATCTTTTAAATAAACGTCGTGAAATGGCGAAAAAGTTTAAGAATCAGGATCAACAGCGTTATTATCTAGATAGAATAGAAATAGAAAAACAAAAACTATCTCTTGGCATTCCTTTGAAGGATATGACTGTAAAGTATAATCCTACTCCGGATGCTTTGATCATTAATATTTCTAAAGATAGTTTGCGCACTATGAAAGCTTTAGTTGTAGGCCGTCTGAATCCTCAATGGCTATCAGGTCCAGTAGGGATTGTTCATATGCTACATAAAGGATGGTCCCTAGGAATCTCTGAAGCTTTATTTTGGATAGGGTTAGTAAGCATCAATTTAGCGGTTTTAAATCTTCTTCCGATTCCTGTTTTGGATGGAGGCTACATTGTACTTTGCCTTTGGGAAATGATTTCAAGGCGTCGTTTGAATATGAAGCTTATTGAGAAAATGTTAATCCCATTTTCTTTATTATTGATAGCTTTCTTTATTTTCCTAACGTTTCAGGATTTATTTCGTTTTTTTGCTGTGAGTTAG
- the dxr gene encoding 1-deoxy-D-xylulose-5-phosphate reductoisomerase, giving the protein MKHLAIFGSTGSVGQQTLKIIRSHPHLFNVVALASYGNNKDLFFEQIREFSPSIVSVYDERVYFEVRKEFPNVKAFLREEGLLAAATAVEIDTIVAASSGVVALPAIIEAMKLGKTLALANKEVLVSAGEIIRGIAKQYQTTILPIDSEHNALYQCLEGKNPSEVKKLLLTASGGPLLYKSREELNRVTIEDVLKHPIWNMGAKITVDSSTLVNKGLEIIEAYWLFGLENAEIDAVIHPQSLIHGMVEFQDGTVLSVMNPPSMLFPIQHVLTTPKRCPTPHKGIDFSIKQTLEFLPIDEERFPSIGLARWVLKEKGSSGPFFNAANEVLVQRFLTEEIAWCDILDKLTRLMENYRVSPCTSLDDVFAVDKEARALAQEI; this is encoded by the coding sequence TTGAAACATTTAGCCATTTTCGGATCCACTGGAAGTGTAGGGCAGCAGACTTTAAAAATTATTAGGTCTCATCCTCACCTGTTCAATGTGGTCGCTCTTGCTTCATACGGTAATAATAAGGATTTATTTTTCGAACAAATTCGAGAGTTTTCTCCTTCTATAGTTTCTGTATATGACGAACGAGTTTATTTTGAAGTTCGTAAAGAATTTCCTAATGTCAAAGCATTTCTTCGTGAAGAAGGATTATTAGCAGCTGCTACAGCTGTAGAAATTGATACTATTGTTGCCGCATCCTCAGGTGTTGTGGCTCTACCGGCAATTATAGAAGCAATGAAATTGGGGAAAACTCTAGCATTAGCAAATAAAGAAGTTTTAGTTTCTGCTGGCGAAATTATCAGAGGGATTGCCAAGCAATATCAAACAACAATTTTGCCTATAGATAGTGAGCATAATGCCCTATATCAATGTTTAGAGGGAAAAAATCCTTCGGAAGTAAAAAAGTTATTATTAACTGCTTCTGGGGGCCCTTTATTATACAAGTCTAGAGAAGAATTAAATCGCGTGACTATTGAGGATGTATTGAAACATCCTATATGGAATATGGGAGCTAAAATTACTGTAGATTCTTCGACATTGGTAAATAAAGGCTTGGAAATAATAGAAGCTTATTGGTTATTTGGATTGGAAAATGCGGAAATAGATGCTGTAATTCATCCTCAAAGTTTAATTCATGGTATGGTAGAGTTTCAAGACGGGACGGTGCTTTCTGTAATGAATCCTCCTAGCATGCTGTTTCCCATACAACATGTATTAACCACTCCAAAACGTTGTCCAACACCTCATAAAGGGATAGATTTTTCTATAAAACAAACATTAGAGTTTCTTCCTATAGATGAGGAGCGTTTTCCAAGTATTGGTTTGGCTAGATGGGTATTAAAAGAGAAAGGATCTTCGGGACCATTTTTTAATGCCGCTAATGAGGTTTTAGTTCAAAGATTTTTAACAGAAGAAATTGCTTGGTGCGATATTCTAGATAAGTTAACAAGGCTTATGGAAAATTATAGAGTTTCTCCATGCACTTCATTAGACGATGTCTTTGCTGTTGATAAGGAAGCTCGAGCCCTTGCTCAAGAGATATAA
- a CDS encoding metal ABC transporter permease — MIGAFSPYHGVSFVQFFIVFFSRFFSGELFQGHLFIDDIQVIVFLAIALCGAFVGSFLVLKKMAMYANAVSHTVLFGLVSICLFTHQLTSLSLGTLTLASVSTALLTGFLIHFIRNIFRVPEEASTALVFSLLFSMSLLLLVFLTRNAHIGTELILGNADSLTRSDIFPVYTILLVNLFVSVIGFRSFVCVSFDSVFSSSLGIPVKIIDYLIILQLSASLVGAFRAVGVLMALAFLLIPGLIAKVFVVSVRGMLFWSLIFGALTALAAPACSRAILTSYDVGLSTSGISVFILMAFYVVVSLFHYGKKLAYKKLYSKNSLNTELTTL, encoded by the coding sequence ATGATAGGAGCCTTTTCCCCATATCATGGGGTATCCTTTGTTCAATTTTTCATTGTATTTTTCTCAAGATTTTTTTCTGGAGAGCTATTTCAAGGACACTTGTTTATCGATGATATTCAGGTTATCGTATTCTTGGCTATTGCTCTTTGTGGAGCATTTGTCGGAAGTTTTTTGGTTTTGAAGAAGATGGCAATGTATGCCAATGCTGTTTCTCATACAGTATTATTTGGTTTAGTGAGTATTTGTTTATTCACTCATCAATTAACATCATTATCTTTGGGAACTCTTACTTTAGCGTCTGTTTCAACCGCCTTACTTACAGGTTTTCTTATTCATTTTATAAGAAATATTTTTCGGGTTCCTGAAGAAGCAAGTACCGCTCTAGTATTCTCTTTGTTATTTTCGATGAGTTTACTTCTTTTAGTATTTCTAACGCGTAATGCACATATAGGAACTGAACTTATTTTAGGTAATGCAGATTCATTAACCCGTAGCGATATTTTCCCTGTCTATACGATTCTTTTGGTTAATCTATTTGTTTCTGTGATTGGATTTCGTAGTTTTGTTTGTGTTTCTTTTGATTCAGTATTCTCTTCTTCTTTAGGGATCCCTGTAAAAATCATTGATTACTTAATTATTCTACAATTGTCAGCGAGCCTAGTAGGAGCATTTAGAGCAGTTGGAGTTTTGATGGCTTTAGCTTTCTTATTAATCCCTGGACTTATTGCGAAAGTTTTTGTTGTTTCTGTACGAGGCATGCTTTTTTGGTCTTTAATTTTCGGTGCTCTTACAGCTTTAGCTGCTCCTGCATGTTCTAGAGCAATTTTAACATCATATGATGTGGGATTATCAACTTCAGGTATTTCAGTTTTTATATTAATGGCTTTTTATGTTGTTGTTTCTTTATTTCATTATGGAAAGAAGTTAGCCTATAAAAAACTTTATTCAAAAAATAGCCTGAATACAGAATTGACAACTCTCTAA
- a CDS encoding metal ABC transporter permease: MLNCVFIDSIFLSSFLAVTLICMTTALWGTLLLVGRQPLLSESLSHASYPGLLLGALLSYKVSFFTDSIILVIIFGCLAAISGYGIIVFLERILRVHKDASLCFVLVVFFGVGVILASYVKDCCPLLYNRINAYLYGQAATLGYVEAKLAAFVFLVSLITLWWWYRQIVVTIFDKDYASTCGLSTRISGSIVLIFISLVIVSGVRSVGIVLISSMFVAPSLAARQLSDRLNVIFLLSCLFGGICGALGSYVSVAFSCNVSGHAGVITLPTGPLVVVISGCLTFLCLMFSPKSGWVIRYIRRKRFSFSKNQEHLLKVFWYLLEDQLPEVGARDFVCSHKYQEYFGPKPFPRFRIWLLECQGFLKHRNYRWSLSEKGKIRAKKLVRAHRLWECYLVHSLEFKEEDVHGFAEEMEHVLTDELDYAITEMLDNPHYDPHDKLIPEKPKKKEEL, translated from the coding sequence ATGCTCAATTGCGTTTTTATTGATTCTATTTTTTTGTCGAGCTTCCTGGCTGTTACTTTAATTTGCATGACAACTGCTCTATGGGGGACTCTGTTGCTTGTAGGTAGACAACCTCTTCTAAGCGAAAGTCTTTCTCATGCTTCTTATCCGGGACTACTTCTGGGAGCTTTATTAAGTTATAAAGTCTCTTTTTTCACAGACTCTATAATCCTAGTGATTATTTTTGGTTGTTTGGCTGCTATCTCTGGGTATGGAATTATAGTATTTTTAGAAAGAATATTAAGAGTTCATAAAGACGCTTCTTTATGTTTTGTTCTCGTTGTTTTTTTTGGCGTGGGGGTTATTTTAGCTAGCTATGTGAAAGATTGCTGTCCTTTATTATATAATCGTATCAACGCTTATTTATATGGGCAGGCAGCTACTTTAGGTTATGTAGAAGCTAAGCTTGCAGCCTTTGTTTTTCTTGTCTCTTTAATAACTTTATGGTGGTGGTATCGTCAAATTGTCGTAACTATCTTTGATAAAGATTATGCTTCAACTTGTGGATTAAGTACCCGTATTTCAGGAAGTATTGTCCTTATATTTATTTCCTTAGTGATTGTGAGTGGTGTGCGTTCTGTGGGTATCGTATTGATATCTTCGATGTTCGTTGCGCCTTCCTTGGCTGCCCGTCAATTATCTGATAGGTTAAATGTTATTTTCCTTCTTTCCTGTTTGTTTGGAGGAATTTGTGGCGCCCTCGGTAGTTATGTTTCAGTAGCTTTTAGTTGTAATGTTTCTGGACATGCGGGTGTAATTACTTTGCCCACAGGACCGCTTGTTGTTGTTATATCTGGTTGCCTAACCTTCCTTTGTTTGATGTTTTCTCCAAAATCAGGATGGGTAATACGCTACATACGTAGGAAGCGTTTTTCATTTTCGAAGAATCAAGAGCATTTGCTGAAAGTATTTTGGTATTTATTAGAAGATCAATTGCCTGAGGTGGGTGCACGTGATTTTGTTTGCTCACATAAATATCAGGAATATTTTGGCCCAAAGCCTTTCCCAAGATTTAGAATTTGGCTTCTTGAATGTCAGGGATTTTTAAAACACAGGAATTATCGCTGGAGTCTTAGCGAGAAAGGAAAGATCAGGGCAAAAAAGTTAGTTCGAGCTCACAGATTATGGGAATGCTATCTTGTACATTCTTTAGAATTCAAGGAAGAAGATGTTCATGGTTTCGCAGAAGAAATGGAGCATGTTTTAACAGATGAGTTAGATTATGCGATTACAGAAATGTTAGATAATCCTCATTACGATCCACATGATAAATTAATTCCAGAGAAACCAAAAAAGAAGGAGGAGCTATGA
- a CDS encoding metal ABC transporter ATP-binding protein gives MNRQNEIAWSVHDLCVNYDHSDVLCHVSFSLRRGSLTAVLGPNGAGKSTLLKTSLGLIRPSAGHTLFFGNKFKKVHQRVAYMPQRASVDWDFPMTVLDLVLMGCYGYKGMWGRITADDRKEAYNILERVGLSALANRQIGKLSGGQQQRAFLARALMQKADLYLMDELFSAIDMASYQTVVDVLRDLQEQGRTIVVVHHDLSHVRQLFDHIILLNKHLICSGPVDECLTNKNIFQAYGCELELLERTLKLSRGKQQGAY, from the coding sequence TTGAATAGACAAAATGAAATTGCTTGGTCAGTACATGATCTATGTGTGAACTATGATCATTCGGATGTGTTATGCCATGTTTCCTTTTCTTTAAGGAGAGGATCCTTGACAGCAGTTTTAGGCCCCAATGGTGCGGGAAAGAGTACTCTTTTAAAGACTTCACTTGGACTAATACGACCTTCTGCGGGCCATACTTTGTTTTTTGGAAATAAATTTAAAAAAGTACATCAACGTGTTGCCTATATGCCGCAGAGAGCTAGTGTGGATTGGGATTTCCCGATGACGGTTCTAGATCTTGTTCTCATGGGTTGCTATGGATACAAAGGAATGTGGGGAAGAATAACGGCTGATGATCGTAAGGAAGCCTACAATATTTTAGAGCGCGTAGGTTTATCTGCTTTGGCTAATAGACAAATAGGAAAGCTATCGGGTGGACAGCAACAAAGAGCATTTCTTGCTCGAGCCCTTATGCAAAAAGCAGATCTATATCTTATGGATGAATTGTTTTCTGCTATAGATATGGCTTCGTATCAGACTGTCGTAGACGTGTTGCGTGATTTGCAAGAACAGGGAAGAACTATCGTTGTAGTGCATCATGACCTTAGTCATGTACGCCAATTATTTGATCACATCATCTTATTGAATAAGCATCTCATTTGTTCTGGACCCGTTGATGAATGTTTAACTAATAAAAACATTTTTCAAGCTTATGGTTGTGAGCTAGAGCTTTTAGAGCGCACCCTTAAACTATCCAGAGGAAAGCAACAAGGAGCGTATTAA
- a CDS encoding metal ABC transporter solute-binding protein, Zn/Mn family yields MLLARLFKRVKLSICLVLIFIVSGCSSYKVHNSDNKLYVLSMNRMIHDCVSRIVGDKLCSIVLIDGAIDPHAYEMVKGDEDKMAMSRLIFCNGLGLEHTASLRKHLEGNPKAINIGERLIAREVFSPLEEDGFYDPHIWTDISIWTEGTKEITAALISEFPEYEKEFSANSEALIEEMQMLDSWAKRCLSTIPEESRYLVSGHNAFSYFTRRYLATPEEVKANVWNKRCISPEGISPEAQISIRDIMLVVDYIHEHNVTVMFPEDTLNQDALKKIVSCLKKGHSVRLANRPLYSDNVKHDYFNTFKHNVCTITEELGGTIS; encoded by the coding sequence ATGTTGTTGGCACGTCTGTTCAAAAGAGTAAAACTTTCAATCTGCTTAGTTTTAATTTTTATTGTTTCCGGATGCTCTTCTTATAAGGTGCACAATAGTGATAATAAACTTTATGTATTATCTATGAATCGGATGATACATGATTGTGTGTCTAGAATTGTAGGAGATAAACTTTGTTCAATAGTCCTTATCGATGGCGCTATAGATCCTCATGCGTACGAGATGGTTAAAGGTGATGAGGATAAAATGGCAATGAGTAGGCTTATTTTTTGTAATGGTCTCGGTTTAGAACATACAGCAAGCCTGCGCAAGCATTTAGAAGGCAATCCCAAGGCTATAAATATTGGAGAACGATTAATAGCTCGTGAAGTGTTTTCTCCTTTGGAAGAAGATGGATTCTATGACCCGCATATTTGGACAGATATTAGTATTTGGACAGAGGGAACTAAAGAGATAACGGCTGCTTTAATTTCTGAATTTCCAGAATATGAAAAAGAATTCTCTGCTAATTCCGAGGCACTAATAGAAGAAATGCAAATGTTGGATAGTTGGGCGAAAAGATGTTTGTCTACAATACCCGAAGAATCTAGATATTTGGTTTCAGGTCACAATGCTTTTAGTTATTTCACGAGACGTTATCTAGCAACTCCAGAAGAGGTGAAAGCAAATGTTTGGAACAAGAGATGCATTTCTCCTGAAGGAATATCTCCTGAAGCTCAGATTAGTATTCGCGATATCATGCTCGTTGTAGATTATATCCATGAACATAATGTTACTGTTATGTTTCCCGAAGATACTTTAAATCAAGATGCTCTTAAAAAAATTGTTTCATGCTTAAAAAAAGGACATAGTGTCCGATTGGCAAATCGTCCTTTATATAGTGATAATGTTAAGCATGACTACTTTAATACATTTAAGCACAACGTTTGTACAATTACCGAAGAGCTAGGAGGAACTATTTCTTGA
- the ddbA gene encoding DNA binding protein DdbA yields the protein MAVEQSNINEEIEKLILKAIRKVCGDKENDLCRYLPGPSGGYMHHFTLKKMKSAAPEQFLKMLKTFILESDSPRAINPKPRAPRGSKKRRDFINFTKTDIERVLELARQVGDKDLLARFSPKKPLPSLKRELIRSIRNGVVSVELWNAYVEAVRTNSSSLDSPQSFV from the coding sequence ATGGCCGTAGAACAGTCGAATATAAATGAAGAAATAGAAAAACTGATCTTAAAAGCTATTAGAAAGGTCTGCGGAGATAAGGAAAACGATTTATGTCGCTATCTTCCCGGACCGAGTGGTGGCTATATGCACCATTTTACATTAAAAAAAATGAAAAGCGCGGCCCCCGAACAGTTTCTAAAAATGTTAAAAACATTTATTTTAGAATCCGATTCGCCACGAGCCATTAATCCAAAACCTCGAGCCCCTAGAGGATCTAAAAAACGCAGAGACTTTATCAACTTTACGAAAACCGATATAGAGCGTGTTTTAGAATTAGCCAGACAAGTGGGAGACAAAGATCTCCTAGCACGGTTTAGCCCAAAAAAGCCCCTACCTTCTTTAAAAAGAGAGCTTATTCGTTCCATCCGCAATGGAGTGGTTAGCGTTGAGCTATGGAATGCATATGTAGAGGCAGTAAGAACTAATTCTTCAAGTTTAGATTCTCCTCAGTCTTTTGTTTAA